In a genomic window of Streptomyces katrae:
- a CDS encoding urease subunit beta translates to MIPGEIAFGDGPVRLNEGRPVTRLTVLNAADRPVQVGSHYHFAEANPGLDFDRQAARGQRLNIAAGTAVRFEPGIPVAVELVPLGGLRTVPGLRGETGGPLDG, encoded by the coding sequence ATGATCCCCGGCGAAATCGCCTTCGGGGACGGTCCGGTGCGCCTCAACGAAGGCCGCCCCGTCACCCGCCTCACCGTGCTCAACGCCGCCGACCGGCCCGTCCAGGTCGGCTCGCACTACCACTTCGCCGAAGCCAACCCCGGCCTCGACTTCGACCGGCAGGCCGCGCGCGGCCAGCGCCTGAACATCGCCGCCGGCACCGCCGTCCGCTTCGAGCCGGGCATCCCGGTCGCCGTGGAACTCGTACCGCTCGGCGGACTGCGCACCGTTCCCGGGCTGCGCGGGGAGACCGGAGGACCCCTCGATGGCTGA
- the bioD gene encoding dethiobiotin synthase has product MSVIVVSGTGTEIGKTVVTSAIAAAAVAAGLSVAVLKPAQTGVGADEPGDAAEAVRLAGPGVTARELVRYPEPLAPDTAARRSGLATLAPSRIAEAAAELAGSHELVLVEGAGGLLVRFDEEGHTLADAARLLEAPVLVVAPAGLGTLNSTALTAEALSARGLRGLGVVVGSWPDSPDLASRCNLADLPKVSGLPLLGAVPQGSGTLAPAAFREAAPGWLAPDLHGTWSAESFLAAWPA; this is encoded by the coding sequence ATGTCCGTGATCGTCGTGTCCGGTACGGGCACGGAAATCGGCAAGACCGTGGTCACCTCCGCCATCGCGGCGGCCGCGGTGGCCGCCGGGCTCTCGGTTGCGGTGCTCAAGCCCGCGCAGACCGGTGTGGGAGCGGACGAGCCGGGGGACGCGGCCGAGGCCGTACGCCTCGCCGGGCCGGGCGTGACCGCGCGGGAACTGGTCCGCTACCCCGAGCCGCTGGCGCCGGACACCGCCGCTCGGCGCTCCGGGCTGGCGACGCTGGCTCCGTCGCGGATCGCCGAGGCGGCCGCCGAGCTGGCCGGTTCGCACGAGCTGGTGCTGGTCGAGGGCGCGGGCGGGCTGCTGGTCCGCTTCGACGAGGAGGGCCACACGCTGGCCGACGCGGCGCGGCTGCTGGAGGCACCGGTGCTGGTGGTGGCCCCTGCGGGGCTGGGCACGCTCAACTCCACGGCCCTGACCGCGGAGGCCCTGAGCGCACGGGGGCTGCGCGGGCTCGGGGTGGTGGTGGGCAGCTGGCCCGACTCCCCCGACCTGGCTTCCCGCTGCAACCTGGCCGACCTGCCGAAGGTCTCCGGCCTGCCCCTGCTGGGCGCCGTCCCGCAGGGCTCGGGCACCCTGGCCCCGGCGGCCTTCCGCGAGGCCGCCCCGGGCTGGCTGGCCCCGGACCTGCACGGCACCTGGTCGGCGGAGTCCTTCCTGGCAGCCTGGCCGGCCTGA
- a CDS encoding urease subunit gamma, producing the protein MQLTPHEQERLLIHVAADVAEKRRARGVLLNHPEAIALITSHLLEGARDGRTVAELMDSGRKVLTRAEVMEGIPEMIHDVQVEATFPDGTKLVTVHDPIV; encoded by the coding sequence GTGCAGTTGACACCACACGAACAAGAGAGACTGCTGATCCACGTCGCCGCCGACGTGGCCGAGAAGCGCAGGGCGCGCGGGGTCCTCCTCAACCACCCCGAGGCCATCGCCCTGATCACCTCCCACCTCCTCGAGGGTGCCCGCGACGGCCGGACCGTCGCCGAGCTCATGGACTCCGGCCGCAAGGTGCTCACCCGCGCCGAGGTCATGGAGGGGATCCCCGAGATGATCCACGACGTCCAGGTCGAGGCGACCTTCCCCGACGGCACCAAGCTCGTCACCGTCCACGACCCGATCGTCTGA
- the bioB gene encoding biotin synthase BioB, whose translation MDLLNTLVDKGLRRELPTREEALAVLATSDDELLDVVAAAGKVRRQWFGRRVKLNYLVNLKSGLCPEDCSYCSQRLGSKAEILKYTWLKPDEASQAAAAGVAGGAKRVCLVASGRGPTDRDVARVGETIAAIKEQNEGVEVCACLGLLSDGQAEKLRDAGADAYNHNLNTSEATYGQITKTHTYADRVDTVQKAHAAGLSACSGLIAGMGESDEDLVDVVFSLRELDSDSVPVNFLIPFEGTPLAKEWNLTPQRCLRILSMVRFVCPDVEVRIAGGREVHLRSMQPLALHVANSIFLGDYLTSEGQAGQADLDMIADAGFEVEGAGTTTLPAHRADAASAAAHAGGVCGSSAGAGCGPAADAEAPGCGSACGGCAGHAEEAPAREAAPAQAEPGEVRPDLVAVRRRGAGTDLAPNA comes from the coding sequence ATGGACCTGCTGAACACCCTGGTGGACAAGGGGCTGCGGCGCGAGCTGCCGACCCGCGAAGAGGCGCTCGCCGTGCTGGCGACCTCCGACGACGAACTGCTCGACGTGGTGGCCGCTGCCGGCAAGGTGCGCCGCCAGTGGTTCGGGCGTCGCGTCAAGCTGAACTACCTGGTCAACCTGAAGTCGGGGCTCTGCCCCGAGGACTGCTCGTACTGCTCCCAGCGCCTGGGGTCGAAGGCCGAGATCCTCAAGTACACGTGGCTGAAGCCGGACGAGGCCTCGCAGGCCGCGGCGGCCGGCGTCGCCGGCGGTGCCAAGCGGGTCTGTCTCGTGGCCAGCGGCCGCGGTCCGACGGACCGCGACGTGGCCCGCGTCGGCGAGACGATCGCCGCGATCAAGGAGCAGAACGAGGGCGTGGAAGTGTGCGCCTGTCTGGGCCTGCTCTCCGACGGCCAGGCCGAGAAGCTGCGCGACGCGGGTGCGGATGCCTACAACCACAACCTCAACACCTCCGAGGCCACGTACGGGCAGATCACCAAGACGCACACCTACGCGGACCGCGTCGACACCGTGCAGAAGGCGCACGCGGCGGGCCTGTCGGCCTGCTCCGGCCTGATCGCCGGCATGGGCGAGAGCGACGAGGACCTGGTCGACGTCGTCTTCTCGCTGCGCGAGCTGGACTCCGACTCCGTGCCGGTCAACTTCCTGATCCCCTTCGAGGGCACCCCGCTGGCCAAGGAGTGGAACCTCACCCCGCAGCGCTGCCTGCGGATCCTGTCGATGGTCCGGTTCGTCTGCCCCGACGTGGAGGTCCGCATCGCCGGCGGCCGCGAGGTGCACCTGCGCTCGATGCAGCCGCTCGCGCTGCACGTGGCCAACTCGATCTTCCTCGGCGACTACCTCACCAGTGAGGGCCAGGCCGGCCAGGCCGACCTCGACATGATCGCGGACGCCGGCTTCGAGGTGGAGGGCGCCGGCACCACCACCCTGCCCGCGCACCGCGCGGACGCTGCATCGGCCGCGGCGCACGCGGGCGGGGTGTGCGGCTCGTCCGCGGGCGCCGGCTGCGGGCCGGCGGCGGACGCCGAGGCCCCCGGCTGCGGTTCGGCCTGCGGCGGCTGCGCCGGGCACGCGGAGGAGGCCCCCGCCCGGGAGGCCGCTCCGGCCCAGGCCGAGCCGGGCGAGGTGCGTCCGGACCTGGTGGCGGTGCGCCGCCGTGGAGCGGGGACGGATCTCGCCCCCAATGCGTGA
- a CDS encoding ricin-type beta-trefoil lectin domain protein, translating to MGISFRKTVALAALALTASLLPAGGAGAVQQAAVPGRYCLANAWGTPNISSKPCDANDQGQQWTVSGNQISLAGARAYCLANTWNSTQVSTKPCNPNDQGQYWNVSGQGISLTFAPAYCLANAWGNPSVATKPCDQADQGQKWVVFNDQISLAQG from the coding sequence ATGGGAATCTCCTTCCGCAAGACCGTCGCCCTCGCCGCCCTGGCCCTGACGGCCTCCCTGCTCCCGGCCGGTGGGGCGGGCGCCGTCCAGCAGGCCGCCGTCCCCGGCCGGTACTGCCTCGCCAACGCCTGGGGGACCCCGAACATCTCCTCGAAGCCCTGCGACGCCAACGACCAGGGCCAGCAGTGGACCGTCTCCGGCAACCAGATCTCCCTCGCCGGCGCCCGCGCCTACTGTCTGGCCAACACCTGGAACAGCACGCAGGTGAGCACGAAGCCGTGCAACCCCAACGACCAGGGCCAGTACTGGAACGTCTCGGGCCAGGGGATCTCCCTCACCTTCGCCCCCGCCTACTGCCTCGCCAACGCCTGGGGGAACCCCAGCGTCGCCACGAAGCCCTGCGACCAGGCCGACCAGGGGCAGAAGTGGGTGGTCTTCAACGACCAGATCAGCCTGGCCCAGGGCTGA
- a CDS encoding helix-turn-helix domain-containing protein yields MQHGPAVRRRKLGEELRALRDRTGLTSGEVARIVGWHQSKVSRIETGRSGVKTQDIRLLLDAYGDVVSPQQRALLEALGASAAGPAAGGEEARGPQWWHDYRGLLPQEYRDFISLEAGARSARTVELSVVPGLLQTADYARAVTRAALGGLPEPKVDALVDVRLARQAVLRADPPLELSAVLDEAVLRRQIGGPGVMRKQLRHLVEVARLPQVHLQVLPFTVGGHLGLTGPFVIFSFPNIADLDVVVLDHLTSSLYLERKEDLEAYSAAFRTIQAHALPPRDSTDLISSLAEDA; encoded by the coding sequence ATGCAGCACGGTCCCGCGGTGCGCCGGCGCAAGCTCGGCGAGGAACTGCGCGCGCTGCGCGACCGGACCGGGCTCACGAGCGGTGAGGTGGCCCGCATCGTGGGCTGGCACCAGTCGAAGGTCAGCCGGATCGAGACGGGCCGCAGTGGCGTGAAGACACAGGACATCAGGCTGCTGCTCGACGCCTACGGGGACGTGGTGAGTCCCCAGCAACGCGCCCTCCTGGAGGCCCTGGGCGCGTCGGCGGCCGGACCCGCGGCGGGGGGCGAGGAGGCGCGCGGGCCCCAGTGGTGGCACGACTACCGGGGCCTGCTGCCGCAGGAGTACCGGGACTTCATCAGCCTGGAGGCGGGGGCCCGCTCGGCCCGGACGGTGGAACTCTCGGTGGTGCCCGGCCTGTTGCAGACCGCGGACTACGCCCGGGCCGTGACCCGGGCCGCGCTCGGCGGGCTGCCGGAGCCGAAGGTGGACGCTCTGGTCGACGTACGGCTGGCCCGGCAGGCGGTGCTCCGGGCGGATCCCCCGCTGGAGCTGAGCGCCGTCCTGGACGAGGCGGTGCTGCGGCGGCAGATCGGCGGGCCGGGGGTGATGCGGAAGCAGCTGCGGCACCTGGTGGAGGTCGCACGGCTGCCCCAAGTGCACCTCCAGGTGCTGCCGTTCACGGTGGGGGGCCATCTCGGCCTGACCGGACCGTTCGTCATTTTCTCATTTCCGAACATCGCCGATCTGGATGTAGTGGTGCTCGACCATTTGACGAGTAGCCTCTATCTGGAGCGGAAGGAAGACCTTGAGGCGTACAGCGCCGCGTTCCGCACCATCCAGGCGCACGCCCTCCCGCCCCGTGACTCGACGGACCTCATCAGCTCACTCGCTGAGGACGCGTAA
- a CDS encoding class I SAM-dependent methyltransferase, whose product MPAHAPDPVHHPCFARFYARASTAAETRAGIGALREELLRGVSGRVIEIGAGNGLNFAHYPRTVSEVVAVEPERTLRRLAAAAALRAEVPVDLVPGVAEALPVKSEAFDAAVASLVLCTVRNLPRALSELHRVLRPGAELRFLEHGIAPGPGMASVQRALDRTVWPRLFGGCHTARDPLAAIEAAGFRITAHRSFRLPERGPSLPTSYCVIGSARRSDD is encoded by the coding sequence ATGCCCGCCCACGCCCCCGATCCGGTCCACCACCCCTGCTTCGCCCGGTTCTACGCCCGCGCCAGCACCGCCGCCGAGACCCGCGCCGGAATCGGGGCGCTGCGCGAGGAACTGCTGCGGGGGGTGTCCGGCCGCGTCATCGAGATCGGGGCCGGCAACGGCCTGAACTTCGCGCACTACCCCCGCACGGTCTCCGAGGTCGTCGCGGTCGAGCCGGAGCGCACGCTGCGCCGGCTCGCAGCGGCCGCCGCCCTGCGTGCCGAGGTGCCGGTGGACCTGGTACCGGGTGTCGCCGAGGCCCTGCCGGTCAAGAGCGAGGCCTTCGACGCCGCCGTCGCCTCGCTGGTGCTGTGCACCGTACGGAACCTGCCGCGCGCCCTCAGCGAACTGCACCGGGTCCTGCGCCCCGGCGCCGAGCTGCGGTTCCTGGAGCACGGGATCGCCCCCGGGCCCGGGATGGCCTCGGTGCAGCGGGCGCTGGACAGGACGGTGTGGCCCCGCCTGTTCGGAGGGTGCCACACCGCCCGCGACCCGCTCGCCGCGATCGAGGCGGCCGGGTTCCGGATCACCGCGCACCGCTCCTTCCGGCTACCGGAGCGCGGCCCGTCCCTCCCGACCTCGTACTGCGTCATCGGCTCGGCCCGCCGCTCGGACGACTAG
- a CDS encoding urease subunit alpha, with protein MAEISRQAYADLFGPTRGDRIRLADTDLFVEIEQDLSGGPGRSGDEAVFGGGKVIRESMGQARTTRAEGSPDTVITGVVVLDHWGIVKADVGIRDGRICGIGKAGNPDTMDGVDPALVIGPETEIIAGNGKIVTAGAIDTHIHFISPTVVDEALASGITTLVGGGTGPAEGSKATTVTPGPWHLARMFAALEHYPVNIGLLGKGNTMSREGMYSQLRGGALGFKIHEDWGATPAVIDACLTVADETGTQVAIHTDTLNEAGFVGDTLAAIAGRTIHSYHTEGAGGGHAPDIITVVSEPNILPSSTNPTRPHTVNTVEEHLDMLMVCHHLNPAVPEDLAFAESRIRPSTIAAEDVLHDLGAISIISSDSQAMGRVGEVVLRTWQTAHVMKKRRGFLPGDGPADNHRARRYVAKYTINPAVAQGLAREIGSVEVGKLADLVLWNPAFFGVKPEVVVKGGQIAYAQMGDANASIPTPQPVLPRPMYGAIGRAPGLNSLNFTSQAALDDHLPERLGLAKQFTAIESTRKTSKTDMRNNDAMPRVEVDADTFTVSIDGEVVEPAPAAELPMAQRYFLF; from the coding sequence ATGGCTGAGATCTCGCGCCAGGCGTACGCCGACCTCTTCGGCCCCACCCGGGGCGACCGGATCCGGCTCGCCGACACCGACCTCTTCGTCGAGATCGAGCAGGACCTCAGCGGAGGTCCCGGCCGCTCCGGGGACGAGGCCGTCTTCGGCGGCGGCAAGGTCATCCGGGAGTCCATGGGGCAGGCCCGCACCACCCGCGCCGAAGGCTCCCCCGACACGGTGATCACCGGCGTGGTCGTCCTCGACCACTGGGGCATCGTCAAGGCCGACGTGGGCATCCGCGACGGCCGCATCTGCGGCATCGGCAAGGCCGGGAACCCCGACACCATGGACGGGGTGGACCCCGCCCTCGTCATCGGGCCCGAGACCGAGATCATCGCCGGCAACGGCAAGATCGTCACCGCCGGCGCCATCGACACCCACATCCACTTCATCTCGCCGACCGTCGTCGACGAGGCCCTCGCCTCCGGCATCACCACCCTCGTCGGCGGCGGCACCGGCCCCGCCGAGGGCTCCAAGGCCACCACCGTCACCCCCGGCCCCTGGCACCTGGCCCGGATGTTCGCGGCGCTGGAGCACTACCCCGTCAACATCGGCCTGCTCGGCAAGGGCAACACCATGTCCCGCGAGGGCATGTACTCCCAGCTGCGCGGCGGCGCCCTCGGATTCAAGATCCACGAGGACTGGGGGGCCACCCCCGCCGTCATCGACGCCTGCCTGACCGTCGCCGACGAGACCGGCACCCAGGTCGCCATCCACACCGACACCCTCAACGAGGCCGGCTTCGTGGGCGACACCCTCGCCGCCATCGCAGGGCGGACCATCCACTCGTACCACACCGAGGGCGCGGGCGGCGGGCACGCCCCCGACATCATCACCGTGGTCTCCGAGCCCAACATCCTGCCCAGCTCCACCAACCCCACGCGGCCGCACACCGTCAACACCGTCGAGGAACACCTCGACATGCTGATGGTCTGCCACCACCTCAACCCGGCCGTCCCCGAGGACCTCGCCTTCGCCGAGTCCCGGATCCGGCCCTCCACCATCGCCGCCGAGGACGTCCTCCACGACCTCGGGGCCATCTCCATCATCTCCTCCGACTCCCAGGCCATGGGCCGGGTCGGCGAGGTCGTGCTGCGCACCTGGCAGACCGCCCACGTGATGAAGAAGCGGCGCGGCTTCCTGCCCGGCGACGGCCCGGCCGACAACCACCGCGCCCGCCGCTACGTCGCCAAGTACACGATCAACCCCGCCGTGGCCCAGGGCCTCGCCCGCGAGATCGGCTCGGTCGAGGTGGGCAAGCTCGCCGACCTGGTCCTGTGGAACCCGGCCTTCTTCGGCGTCAAGCCCGAGGTCGTCGTCAAGGGCGGCCAGATCGCGTACGCGCAGATGGGCGACGCCAACGCCTCCATCCCCACCCCCCAGCCGGTCCTGCCCCGCCCCATGTACGGCGCCATCGGCCGCGCACCCGGCCTGAACTCGCTCAACTTCACCTCGCAGGCCGCCCTCGACGACCACCTGCCCGAACGGCTCGGCCTCGCCAAGCAGTTCACCGCCATCGAGAGCACCCGCAAGACGAGCAAGACGGACATGCGCAACAACGACGCCATGCCGAGGGTCGAGGTCGACGCCGACACCTTCACCGTCAGCATCGACGGCGAGGTCGTGGAACCGGCCCCCGCCGCGGAGCTGCCCATGGCACAGCGCTACTTCCTCTTCTGA
- a CDS encoding GNAT family N-acetyltransferase — protein MDDLHLGPASAADLPAVLDFWKTAAKGTSISDDLAGIERLHARDPQALLLAWRDGELVGTVIAGFDGWRCHLYRLAVHPAHRRRGIGSALLAAAEARFVELGGRRADAMVLDGNEQAHGAWDAAGYHPEEVWTRWVKPLAGA, from the coding sequence ATGGACGATCTTCATCTCGGGCCGGCGTCCGCCGCGGACCTGCCCGCCGTACTGGATTTCTGGAAGACCGCCGCCAAGGGCACGAGCATCAGCGACGACCTGGCCGGGATCGAGCGGCTGCACGCCCGCGACCCGCAGGCCCTGCTGCTCGCCTGGCGCGACGGGGAGCTCGTCGGCACCGTGATCGCGGGGTTCGACGGCTGGCGCTGCCACCTGTACCGCCTCGCGGTCCACCCGGCCCACCGCCGGCGGGGGATCGGGTCGGCGCTACTGGCCGCCGCCGAGGCCCGGTTCGTGGAGTTGGGCGGCCGGCGCGCCGACGCGATGGTGCTCGACGGGAACGAGCAGGCCCACGGCGCGTGGGACGCGGCCGGCTACCACCCGGAGGAGGTCTGGACCCGGTGGGTCAAGCCGCTGGCCGGCGCGTAA
- a CDS encoding DUF397 domain-containing protein gives MSATPLSTGGLLYSARWRRSSRSTGMNNCVEAAALDGGLLAVRDSKRADGPAVLFTGPAWDGFLASVRMDVPV, from the coding sequence GTGTCCGCAACCCCCTTATCCACCGGCGGACTTCTGTACAGCGCGCGGTGGCGGCGGAGCAGCCGCAGCACCGGAATGAACAACTGCGTGGAAGCGGCCGCCCTCGACGGCGGCCTGCTGGCCGTCCGCGACTCCAAGCGGGCGGACGGCCCGGCCGTGCTCTTCACCGGGCCGGCCTGGGACGGCTTCCTCGCCTCCGTACGGATGGACGTGCCCGTATGA
- a CDS encoding 8-amino-7-oxononanoate synthase, which translates to MTQPSPQPEDVFAWIDGAERRREETGLVRTLRPRPADSPLLDLASNDYLGLSRHPETVRGACAAAERWGAGATGSRLVTGTTELHTTLERELAAFAGFEAALVLSSGYAANLAAVTALSGRGTLVVSDAGNHASIVDGCRLSRAEVEVTPHGDVEQVRKALAGHAGRALLVTDSVFSVDGDAAPLAAYAAACREAGAALVVDDAHGLGVLGEGGRGALHAAGLAGAPGVVATMTLSKSLGSQGGAVLGPAKVIRHLVNTARAFIFDTGLAPAAAGAALASLRLLAREPQRAARVREVAAELYGRLTASGLTAARPDAAVVSVRAPSAAAALRWAADCREEGLSVGCFRPPSVPDGISRLRLTARADLTGDEIGRAVGTVLRTAPAGATEPFQR; encoded by the coding sequence ATGACCCAGCCCAGCCCGCAGCCCGAGGACGTCTTCGCCTGGATCGACGGCGCGGAGCGGCGGCGCGAGGAGACGGGACTGGTACGGACCCTGCGCCCGCGCCCGGCCGACTCCCCCCTCCTGGACCTCGCGAGCAACGACTACCTCGGGCTCTCCCGCCACCCCGAGACCGTCCGCGGCGCCTGTGCGGCGGCCGAGCGCTGGGGCGCGGGGGCCACCGGATCGCGGCTGGTCACGGGGACGACCGAGCTGCACACCACCCTGGAACGGGAATTGGCCGCTTTCGCCGGTTTCGAGGCGGCTCTGGTGCTTTCGTCCGGATACGCCGCGAACCTCGCCGCGGTGACCGCGCTGAGCGGCCGGGGCACGCTGGTCGTCTCCGACGCCGGGAACCACGCCTCCATCGTCGACGGCTGCCGGCTCTCGCGCGCGGAGGTCGAGGTGACCCCGCACGGCGACGTGGAGCAGGTCCGCAAGGCCCTCGCCGGGCACGCGGGCCGCGCCCTGCTGGTGACCGACTCGGTGTTCTCGGTCGACGGGGACGCCGCCCCGCTCGCCGCCTACGCCGCCGCCTGCCGGGAAGCGGGCGCGGCCCTGGTCGTGGACGACGCGCACGGGCTCGGGGTGCTGGGCGAGGGGGGCCGGGGCGCCCTGCACGCCGCCGGGCTCGCGGGCGCGCCGGGGGTGGTCGCGACGATGACCCTCTCGAAGTCGCTGGGCAGTCAGGGCGGAGCCGTCCTGGGGCCGGCCAAGGTGATCCGGCACCTGGTCAACACCGCCCGCGCGTTCATCTTCGACACCGGGCTCGCCCCGGCCGCCGCGGGCGCGGCGCTGGCGAGCCTGCGCCTGCTCGCAAGGGAGCCGCAGCGCGCGGCCCGGGTCCGGGAGGTGGCCGCCGAGCTGTACGGGCGGCTCACCGCGTCCGGCCTGACCGCGGCCAGGCCGGACGCGGCCGTGGTGTCGGTACGGGCCCCGTCGGCCGCGGCGGCACTGCGCTGGGCCGCCGACTGCCGCGAGGAGGGACTGTCCGTGGGGTGCTTCCGCCCGCCGTCGGTGCCGGACGGCATCTCCCGGCTGCGGCTGACGGCTCGGGCCGACCTCACGGGGGACGAGATCGGACGGGCCGTCGGCACGGTCCTGCGGACCGCTCCGGCCGGGGCCACGGAACCGTTTCAGCGGTAG
- a CDS encoding ATP-binding protein: protein MADQLEASVTLPSDPVSVAAARRYAAQVLSDWGLPEDADTADTVRLVVSELATNSVQHTFGQSPTFTVDLRLEREEWLRVGVTDSHPRWPRRLPAAVQQDNGRGMVIIRWLAAEAGGRLSVSPTEDGGKTVWLALPWPAGAPAGTVSGR from the coding sequence ATGGCAGATCAGCTGGAAGCATCCGTCACCCTGCCGAGCGACCCGGTCTCGGTTGCCGCCGCCCGCCGCTACGCCGCGCAGGTACTGAGCGACTGGGGACTTCCCGAGGACGCCGACACCGCCGACACCGTACGGCTGGTCGTCTCGGAGCTCGCGACCAACTCCGTGCAGCACACCTTCGGGCAGTCGCCGACCTTCACCGTCGACCTGCGCCTGGAGCGCGAGGAGTGGCTGCGCGTCGGCGTGACCGACAGTCACCCGCGCTGGCCCAGGCGGCTGCCCGCCGCCGTCCAGCAGGACAACGGCCGGGGCATGGTCATCATCCGCTGGCTGGCGGCGGAAGCGGGCGGCCGGCTGTCGGTCAGCCCCACCGAGGACGGCGGCAAGACCGTGTGGCTCGCCCTGCCCTGGCCCGCCGGCGCCCCCGCCGGGACCGTTAGCGGCCGCTGA
- a CDS encoding adenosylmethionine--8-amino-7-oxononanoate transaminase, with product MRDPYPLHDPLDPASSTAGLLALDRQHVWHPYGPMPGRQENLVVSSASGVRLRLAAPAQGREELVDGMSSWWSAIHGYNHPVLNEAATAQLGRMSHVMFGGLTHEPAVRLADRLVEITPPGLEHVFLADSGSVSVEVAVKMCLQYWRSLGRTGKTRLLTWRGGYHGDTWQPMSVCDPEGGMHELWQGHLPRQVFADAPPGDFDSPVDPAYTDHLRSLVAAHADELAAVVVEPVVQGAGGMRFHNPGYLRVLRELCDEFGVLLVLDEIATGFGRTGALFAADHAGITPDVMCLGKSLTGGYLTLAATLCTGKVADGISQGEVPVLAHGPTFMGNPLATAVALASVDLLLGQDWAGEVKRIEAGLREGLAQASGQPGVKDVRVLGAIGVIQLDHPVDVWAATRASVREGVWLRPFRDLIYTMPPFVTGDADVARICRAAVAAAREG from the coding sequence ATGCGTGACCCGTACCCCCTCCACGACCCGCTCGACCCCGCCTCGTCCACGGCCGGCCTGCTGGCCCTGGACCGGCAGCACGTCTGGCACCCGTACGGCCCGATGCCCGGGCGGCAGGAGAACCTCGTGGTCTCCTCCGCCTCGGGGGTCCGGCTGCGGCTCGCCGCCCCGGCGCAGGGGCGGGAGGAGCTGGTCGACGGGATGTCCTCGTGGTGGTCGGCCATCCACGGCTACAACCACCCGGTGCTCAACGAGGCGGCCACCGCCCAGCTGGGCCGGATGTCGCACGTGATGTTCGGCGGGCTCACCCACGAGCCCGCCGTCCGGCTGGCCGACCGGCTGGTGGAGATCACCCCGCCCGGGCTGGAACACGTCTTCCTCGCCGACTCCGGGTCGGTGTCCGTCGAGGTCGCCGTCAAGATGTGCCTGCAGTACTGGCGTTCGCTGGGCCGGACGGGCAAGACCCGGCTGCTGACCTGGCGCGGCGGCTACCACGGCGACACCTGGCAGCCGATGTCCGTCTGCGATCCCGAGGGCGGCATGCACGAGCTGTGGCAGGGCCACCTGCCCCGGCAGGTCTTCGCGGACGCGCCGCCCGGGGACTTCGACTCCCCCGTGGACCCCGCGTACACGGACCACCTGCGCTCGCTGGTCGCCGCGCACGCCGACGAGCTGGCCGCGGTGGTCGTCGAGCCGGTGGTGCAGGGCGCGGGCGGCATGCGCTTCCACAACCCGGGCTACCTGCGGGTGCTGCGGGAACTGTGCGACGAGTTCGGGGTGCTGCTGGTCCTGGACGAGATCGCGACGGGCTTCGGCCGTACCGGCGCGCTGTTCGCGGCGGACCATGCGGGGATCACCCCGGACGTGATGTGCCTCGGCAAGTCCCTGACCGGCGGCTACCTCACGCTCGCCGCCACCCTGTGCACCGGGAAGGTCGCCGACGGCATCTCGCAGGGCGAGGTGCCGGTGCTCGCGCACGGGCCGACCTTCATGGGCAACCCGCTCGCCACGGCCGTGGCCCTGGCCTCCGTCGACCTGCTGCTCGGCCAGGACTGGGCGGGCGAGGTCAAGCGGATCGAGGCGGGGCTGCGCGAAGGGCTGGCGCAGGCCTCGGGACAGCCGGGGGTGAAGGACGTACGGGTGCTGGGCGCGATCGGCGTGATCCAGCTCGACCACCCGGTCGACGTCTGGGCGGCCACCCGGGCCTCGGTCCGGGAGGGCGTGTGGCTGCGCCCGTTCCGCGACCTGATCTACACGATGCCCCCGTTCGTCACCGGCGACGCCGACGTCGCCCGTATCTGCCGTGCGGCCGTCGCCGCGGCCCGGGAGGGCTGA